A single window of Thalassomonas viridans DNA harbors:
- a CDS encoding Ig-like domain-containing protein: MDNNNKIFRKHKLDKALKASLPFFALLGGNAVASSRFAGIGSASRRVPGTAIVHVDSPNGAVELTEKAQKRTGKKAGAFGAFTKRQKKPVQQAQIKVNEAALTFLQSNELLKPGKEALSSLSGNTLSGRGNKTFAAPGPGYCGVVTAHQRLHDNKGDCVADGKVWQYTSSGVCSQNPGVYTNAKLCLLSSYAWNNANIVGTYNGADATPPSFENGTPSLGSITGTGATVSADLDEDGTVYYVVVADGAAAPSVSEVKAGTGSGGSGQLAAGNFTTSGTTGSEAFSGLSDLTAYDLYAVAEDDEGTPNVQASVTKVDFTTIDGTAPVFENSTPSIGSITGTGATLSVDLDEEGSAYYVVVADGAAAPSVSEVKAGTGSGGSGQLAAGNFTTSGTTGSDAFSGLSGSTAYDVYVVAQDDEGTPNVQASVTKVDFTTADVSAPVFENSTPSVGTITGTGATVSADLDEDGTVYYVVVADGAAAPSAAEVKAGTGNGGSGQLAAGNFATSGTTGSEAFSGLAGDTAFDLYVVAEDGVPNLQASATKVDFNTLDVTAPVITAVTIPDSDHKNGDMVTATITVASDGDDYTGGSGGINGSGGSGNATINGFALGGLTRVSDTTYTATFTVGAGTDVAAGSDIAVSITLDDSSGNTSADFTTAISQASDAIYANLPDVNLTADTNTIAEDGGVSTLTATLSGSLNNQWPTAITVNLAYTGTGTAGTDYSKSDSIVISAGNSSNTATVTGIADTLYDAASAETAIVDIDSLSEGNEGGTSQQTITITDAESAPTVDLTVGNASVNENGGTSTITATLSHQTYDTTVVNLSYSGTAVGGGTDYNTPSSSITINANSLTANAATGITAVDDGSSDGNQTIVIDVASVTGSASENGTQQQTVTIIDDEDGVAPTITGVSIPDSVHKNGDSVTATITVASDADDYSTGSGAVTGNINGFALGSLTKVSDTSYTATFTVASGTDIAAGDDVPVNFTLTDSSGNVSANYTTAISQASDTIYANLPDIDLTADTNTIAEDGGVATLTATLSGSLNNQWPVDINVGLAYTGTGTADTDYSKSDTITITAGNSTGMATVTGTADTIFDAASNETAIVDIDTLSAGNEGTTNQQTITITDAEVAPVVTLSTGAVVVVENGGTAAVTATLNNPTYADVTVNLAYSGDATSGGVDYNTPSSSITITAGNTSANAVTGITGVDDGDTEAFETIVIDIASVSGGSASENATQQETVIINDDETIPVVSLSSSTATLAEDGGSSTLTATLDQVTFEDVTVNLAYSGTATSGSDYAAPAASITISAGQLAGSTTLTATDDSTDEDDETIVVDISSVSGGNSIENGTQSESLTITDDDTDSTTPTPDPDPEPETALASLSVSPASIAENNGSSTVSVSLDQAISEAVTISLSYSGTASSGSDYQAPAGSVTIAAGETFASLALTAIADNEVEGNETVVIDISGVSGTIVSENGAQQQTVTITDSSSVIATAPDSAGLDEDASVAINVLANDSIEGSSFDIGTVTVVASAEHGTTAVDNESGAITYTPETDYNGSDSFSYTVSDLAGNRSEATLVTVNVAPVNDAPVAVDDLVTREDWQSLTLDVLANDSDVDGDELKIIGAVTDLGDVSFTDTEITFTPAGGFAGMVFLDYVISDGNEEASARVQIDMLASDDDLPVITLPADVEVNADALLTKVDLGVAEAVDSQGNVIPVSLEDGITFFKPGINTVVWQASDSEGRSASASQLVKVHPLISLDKDQTVTEGATVTVGIRLNGESPLYPLEIPYTVSGSAESGLDHDLETGTVIISSGTSGVITFNVLSDAVAEVDETLVVELGSALNRGSKFSQQITITEENVAPKVSLRVEQAGETRFVVNREDGTVTVSSDVSHPDAANQYTYAWSNSQQQLIDTDSSDTSFSFDPSGLAAGVYHLELTVTDADDTAYSGSDKVTLRLDAASIVLGNEDTDKDGIADNIEGLDDDDNDGIPDYLDTISECNVVPEQLDTADNFLVEGDPGVCLRLGDTALTGSSGGTRLLEQDVNDEEVVNVGGIFDFIAYGLPVEGQQYRVVLPQIQPIPANAVYRKQRSDGTWTNFVQDSGNQLWSTQGESGFCPPPGDERWQAGLIEGYWCVQLEMKDGGANDADGIANGTIVDPGGVAVMLDNNQQPQAQDDNVETRLNTALTIDVLANDSDADGDSLEITSANATFGTVTIEENQLHYQPPEDYFGEDTLIYGISDNQGGSASATLTVRVLANESPVAVNDTVGIISGKSLTLYVLSNDTDAEGDILELVSATAELGDVSVNADGTLTYSAPASFIGTDTVTYVIRDSFGAQAQGTVTVTVVEERIYTGGTGRKRSGGAAFYLLLLAVAALGWRRAIKP, translated from the coding sequence ATGGACAATAATAACAAGATATTCCGAAAACATAAGCTGGATAAAGCCCTTAAAGCAAGCTTGCCCTTCTTTGCCCTGTTAGGGGGCAATGCGGTGGCATCGAGCCGTTTTGCCGGTATCGGCTCCGCCAGCCGGCGCGTGCCCGGCACGGCAATCGTGCATGTCGACAGCCCAAACGGGGCGGTGGAGCTGACGGAAAAAGCCCAAAAGCGTACGGGCAAAAAAGCCGGTGCCTTTGGCGCCTTTACCAAGCGACAAAAAAAGCCGGTGCAGCAGGCGCAAATCAAGGTCAATGAGGCCGCGCTGACTTTTTTGCAAAGCAATGAGCTGTTAAAGCCCGGGAAAGAAGCCTTAAGTAGCCTGAGCGGTAATACCCTATCCGGCAGGGGCAACAAAACTTTTGCCGCCCCCGGCCCGGGATATTGCGGGGTCGTCACCGCCCATCAGCGCCTTCATGACAATAAAGGCGACTGTGTCGCCGACGGGAAAGTCTGGCAATACACTTCAAGCGGGGTATGTTCGCAAAACCCCGGGGTCTATACCAATGCCAAATTGTGTCTGCTCAGCAGTTATGCCTGGAATAATGCCAATATTGTCGGCACTTATAACGGGGCAGATGCCACGCCGCCATCTTTTGAAAATGGGACTCCCTCGTTAGGCTCCATTACTGGCACCGGGGCAACGGTTTCTGCCGATCTCGATGAAGACGGTACCGTTTATTATGTGGTGGTTGCCGACGGCGCTGCGGCGCCGAGTGTTTCCGAGGTCAAGGCGGGCACCGGCAGCGGCGGCAGCGGGCAATTGGCGGCGGGCAACTTTACCACCTCAGGTACGACCGGCAGCGAAGCTTTTAGCGGTTTGTCAGATCTGACCGCTTATGATCTTTATGCGGTAGCCGAGGATGACGAAGGCACACCGAACGTCCAGGCAAGCGTGACTAAAGTCGACTTTACCACGATAGACGGCACAGCGCCGGTTTTTGAAAACAGCACGCCGTCTATAGGCTCTATTACCGGCACAGGTGCGACCTTGTCGGTGGATCTCGATGAAGAAGGCAGTGCCTACTATGTGGTGGTGGCAGACGGCGCGGCAGCACCGAGCGTCTCCGAGGTCAAGGCGGGCACCGGCAGTGGCGGCTCGGGCCAGCTGGCGGCGGGGAATTTTACCACTTCGGGCACGACTGGAAGCGATGCCTTCAGCGGCTTATCCGGTTCTACCGCTTATGATGTTTATGTCGTAGCCCAGGACGATGAAGGTACGCCGAACGTCCAGGCGAGTGTCACTAAAGTGGACTTTACTACGGCAGATGTTAGCGCGCCTGTTTTTGAAAACAGTACGCCTTCTGTCGGCACCATTACCGGCACAGGAGCCACGGTTTCGGCAGATCTCGATGAAGACGGCACCGTTTATTATGTGGTGGTGGCCGACGGCGCGGCAGCGCCGAGTGCCGCCGAGGTTAAGGCAGGCACAGGCAACGGCGGCTCAGGCCAGCTGGCGGCGGGCAATTTTGCGACCTCAGGCACGACTGGCAGCGAAGCCTTTAGCGGTTTAGCCGGCGATACCGCCTTTGATCTTTATGTGGTGGCCGAAGACGGTGTTCCCAATCTTCAGGCTTCGGCCACGAAAGTGGACTTTAACACCCTGGATGTGACGGCCCCTGTTATTACCGCGGTGACGATTCCGGACAGCGATCATAAAAATGGCGACATGGTTACCGCGACCATTACCGTGGCCTCGGACGGGGATGATTATACCGGCGGTAGCGGCGGCATTAATGGCAGCGGCGGCAGCGGCAATGCCACCATTAACGGTTTTGCCCTGGGCGGCTTAACAAGAGTAAGTGATACCACTTATACCGCAACCTTTACCGTAGGGGCCGGTACGGATGTCGCCGCTGGTTCCGATATTGCGGTAAGCATTACCCTGGATGACAGCTCCGGCAATACCAGCGCCGACTTTACCACCGCCATCAGCCAGGCAAGCGATGCCATTTATGCCAATTTACCGGATGTAAATTTAACCGCAGACACCAATACAATTGCTGAAGACGGCGGAGTTTCGACCTTAACCGCCACCCTAAGCGGCAGCTTAAATAACCAGTGGCCGACGGCGATCACCGTAAACCTGGCCTATACAGGTACGGGAACGGCGGGGACGGATTATAGCAAATCAGACAGTATAGTAATCTCTGCGGGCAACAGCAGCAATACCGCCACGGTTACCGGCATCGCCGATACCTTGTATGATGCCGCCAGCGCCGAGACCGCCATTGTCGATATCGACTCTTTATCCGAGGGTAACGAAGGCGGCACCAGCCAGCAAACCATTACCATTACCGATGCCGAATCTGCGCCTACGGTGGATTTAACCGTCGGCAATGCCTCGGTCAATGAAAATGGCGGTACCTCTACCATCACTGCGACCTTAAGCCATCAAACCTACGACACGACTGTGGTGAACTTGAGCTATAGCGGTACGGCCGTTGGCGGCGGTACCGATTATAATACCCCGAGTTCTTCCATTACCATCAATGCCAACAGCCTGACCGCCAATGCAGCTACCGGCATCACCGCAGTGGATGACGGCAGTTCGGACGGTAACCAGACCATAGTGATAGATGTCGCTTCGGTGACCGGCAGTGCCAGCGAAAACGGCACTCAGCAGCAGACGGTGACTATTATCGACGATGAAGACGGGGTTGCGCCGACCATTACTGGCGTATCTATCCCCGACAGTGTCCATAAAAACGGCGACAGCGTCACTGCTACTATCACAGTGGCTTCTGATGCCGATGATTACAGCACCGGCAGTGGCGCCGTTACCGGCAATATCAACGGTTTTGCCTTGGGCAGTTTAACGAAAGTCAGCGATACCAGCTATACCGCAACCTTTACCGTGGCATCAGGCACTGATATTGCGGCGGGGGACGATGTCCCGGTGAACTTTACCCTGACCGACAGCAGCGGCAATGTCAGCGCGAATTATACTACCGCTATCAGCCAGGCAAGCGATACCATATACGCCAACTTGCCGGATATCGATTTAACCGCCGATACCAATACCATAGCCGAGGATGGCGGCGTTGCTACGTTAACGGCGACCTTAAGCGGCAGTCTTAACAATCAGTGGCCGGTGGATATCAATGTTGGCCTTGCCTATACCGGGACAGGTACTGCCGATACGGATTACAGCAAGTCTGATACCATTACCATTACTGCCGGTAACAGCACAGGTATGGCGACGGTGACCGGCACAGCCGATACCATCTTCGATGCCGCCAGCAATGAGACGGCGATAGTCGATATCGATACCCTGTCGGCAGGTAATGAAGGTACCACCAACCAGCAAACCATTACCATTACCGATGCCGAAGTGGCGCCAGTGGTCACCTTAAGTACAGGTGCAGTGGTAGTGGTTGAAAACGGCGGCACTGCCGCTGTGACTGCGACCCTGAACAATCCAACTTATGCCGATGTGACCGTCAACCTTGCTTATAGCGGCGATGCCACCAGCGGCGGTGTCGACTACAATACCCCGAGCAGTAGTATTACCATTACCGCAGGCAATACTTCAGCCAATGCCGTTACCGGTATTACCGGCGTAGATGACGGCGATACCGAAGCTTTTGAAACGATTGTCATCGACATTGCTTCGGTCAGCGGCGGCAGCGCTAGCGAGAATGCGACCCAGCAGGAAACCGTGATCATCAACGATGATGAAACCATTCCTGTGGTGAGCTTAAGCTCCAGCACAGCGACTTTGGCCGAAGATGGCGGCAGCTCGACCCTGACGGCCACTTTGGATCAGGTAACGTTCGAAGATGTGACGGTTAATTTAGCCTATAGCGGTACGGCAACTAGCGGCAGTGATTATGCTGCGCCGGCAGCCAGCATCACCATCAGCGCGGGGCAATTAGCAGGCTCGACTACGTTGACGGCCACCGACGACAGCACAGATGAAGACGATGAAACTATCGTTGTCGATATCAGCAGCGTCAGCGGCGGCAACAGTATCGAAAACGGCACTCAGAGCGAAAGCCTGACCATTACCGATGATGATACTGACAGTACAACGCCGACGCCGGACCCAGATCCTGAGCCGGAAACCGCCCTTGCCAGTTTGTCGGTGAGTCCGGCATCGATAGCAGAAAACAACGGCAGCAGCACGGTTTCGGTCAGTCTGGATCAGGCCATCAGTGAAGCCGTGACCATTTCTCTTTCTTATAGCGGCACGGCAAGCAGTGGCAGTGATTACCAGGCGCCGGCCGGTTCGGTGACGATTGCCGCGGGCGAAACTTTTGCTTCGCTGGCCTTAACGGCGATCGCCGATAATGAGGTTGAGGGTAATGAAACCGTCGTTATTGACATTTCAGGCGTCAGCGGCACTATCGTCAGTGAAAATGGCGCTCAGCAGCAAACCGTCACCATTACCGACAGCAGTAGTGTCATTGCAACCGCTCCAGATAGCGCAGGACTGGATGAAGATGCCAGTGTCGCCATTAACGTGCTGGCCAATGACAGTATAGAAGGCAGCAGCTTTGATATCGGCACGGTTACTGTGGTGGCCTCTGCCGAACACGGCACGACAGCCGTGGATAACGAAAGCGGCGCCATTACCTATACCCCGGAAACTGACTATAACGGCAGCGACAGTTTCAGCTATACCGTTAGCGACCTTGCGGGCAACCGGAGTGAAGCCACCCTGGTAACGGTAAATGTTGCCCCTGTCAACGATGCCCCGGTGGCGGTCGATGACCTTGTGACCCGAGAAGACTGGCAGTCGCTGACCTTGGACGTGTTGGCCAATGACAGCGATGTGGACGGCGACGAGCTGAAAATTATCGGTGCGGTGACCGATCTGGGGGATGTCAGCTTTACCGATACCGAGATCACCTTTACCCCCGCAGGCGGTTTTGCCGGCATGGTGTTCCTTGATTATGTTATCAGCGACGGCAACGAAGAAGCTTCTGCCCGGGTACAGATAGATATGCTGGCGTCCGATGACGATCTGCCGGTGATCACTTTGCCGGCAGATGTGGAAGTCAATGCCGACGCCCTGCTAACCAAGGTCGATTTAGGGGTGGCGGAAGCCGTCGACAGCCAGGGCAATGTCATCCCGGTTTCCCTGGAAGACGGTATTACCTTCTTTAAACCCGGTATCAATACCGTGGTTTGGCAGGCCAGCGACAGCGAAGGACGTAGCGCCAGTGCCAGTCAGCTGGTGAAAGTGCATCCGCTGATCTCCCTGGATAAAGATCAAACGGTCACCGAAGGGGCCACAGTTACCGTAGGTATCCGCCTCAATGGCGAATCGCCGCTGTATCCGCTGGAAATCCCGTATACGGTGTCCGGCTCGGCAGAATCCGGCCTGGATCATGACTTGGAAACCGGCACTGTCATCATTAGCTCCGGCACCAGCGGCGTCATAACTTTTAACGTATTATCCGATGCGGTTGCAGAAGTCGATGAAACCCTGGTGGTAGAGCTTGGCAGCGCTCTTAACCGCGGCAGTAAATTCAGCCAGCAGATCACTATCACCGAAGAGAATGTCGCGCCTAAGGTCAGCCTGAGGGTTGAGCAGGCTGGTGAAACCCGCTTTGTGGTCAACCGAGAGGATGGTACAGTGACGGTCAGCTCGGATGTTAGCCATCCGGATGCCGCTAACCAATATACCTATGCCTGGTCCAACAGCCAGCAGCAGCTTATCGATACCGACAGCAGCGATACCAGTTTCAGCTTTGATCCCAGTGGGCTTGCCGCCGGTGTCTACCACCTGGAACTGACGGTAACCGATGCCGACGATACCGCCTACAGCGGCTCCGATAAGGTCACCCTACGATTGGATGCCGCCAGCATAGTGTTGGGCAATGAAGATACTGACAAGGACGGTATTGCTGACAATATCGAAGGCCTGGATGATGACGACAACGACGGTATTCCCGATTACCTGGATACTATCAGTGAATGTAACGTAGTGCCTGAGCAACTGGACACGGCCGATAATTTCCTGGTGGAAGGCGATCCCGGCGTATGTCTGCGTCTGGGAGACACCGCGTTGACCGGCTCTTCAGGCGGCACCCGTTTGCTTGAACAGGATGTTAATGACGAGGAAGTGGTGAATGTCGGCGGTATCTTTGACTTTATCGCTTATGGTTTGCCGGTGGAAGGCCAGCAATACCGGGTGGTGTTACCTCAGATACAGCCTATTCCCGCCAATGCCGTTTACCGCAAACAGCGCAGCGACGGCACCTGGACCAACTTTGTCCAGGACAGTGGCAACCAGCTATGGTCGACCCAGGGAGAGTCTGGTTTCTGCCCTCCGCCGGGGGATGAGAGATGGCAGGCAGGGCTGATTGAAGGCTACTGGTGTGTGCAGCTGGAGATGAAAGACGGCGGTGCCAACGATGCCGACGGTATTGCCAACGGTACTATTGTTGACCCGGGCGGCGTGGCGGTTATGCTGGATAACAACCAGCAGCCGCAGGCGCAGGATGACAATGTTGAAACCCGCCTTAATACGGCGTTAACCATAGATGTCCTGGCCAATGACAGCGATGCTGACGGCGACAGCCTGGAGAT